The Blautia hydrogenotrophica DSM 10507 genome window below encodes:
- a CDS encoding ABC-F family ATP-binding cassette domain-containing protein has product MILACQNIHKAFGENLILENASFHIEEREKAALIGNNGAGKTTLLRLIIRELPTDSGEVILAKDKTLGYLAQYQEVATDLTVYDELLTTKQYILDLEDQIRQLERHMKHATGSELESMMDTYTRLTHSFELENGYAYRSEITGVLKGLGFEEADFQKQVTTLSGGQKTRVALGKLLLSQPDILLLDEPTNHLDMDSIRWLETYLLNYPGAVLIVSHDRYFLDRVVTKVVEIENAQIRTYMGNYSDYSEKKAQIRDAQYKAYLNQQQEIRHQKAVIAKLRSFNREKSIRRAESREKMLDKIQVLDKPVMEQERMRIQLEPRTISGNDVLAVEGLTKSFPGQKLFSELSFEIKRGERVALIGSNGTGKTTILKIINGLVSADAGKINLGSKVQIGYYDQEHHVLHSEKSIFQEISDTYPTLTETQIRNMLAAFLFTGDDVFKPISSLSGGEKGRVSLAKLMLSEANFLILDEPTNHLDIASKEILEEALNSYTGTVFCVSHDRYFINQTATRILDLTNQSLVNYIGNYDYYLEKQEELTQKYAPAFTQQTATKEISQTKLSWQQKKEEQARQRKLENELKKTEQRIEELETRDQEIDETLALPEVCTNVAECLKLSREKEKIAQELEILYERWEELAQ; this is encoded by the coding sequence ATGATTTTAGCATGTCAAAACATTCATAAAGCTTTCGGTGAGAATCTCATTCTCGAAAATGCCTCTTTTCATATAGAAGAGCGGGAGAAAGCCGCCCTGATCGGAAACAATGGCGCTGGAAAAACTACTCTTTTGCGCCTCATCATAAGAGAACTGCCGACAGATTCCGGGGAAGTCATCCTTGCCAAAGACAAAACTCTAGGGTATCTAGCACAGTACCAGGAGGTCGCTACAGATCTTACTGTCTATGATGAGCTTCTGACCACCAAGCAATATATTTTGGACTTAGAAGACCAGATACGCCAGTTAGAACGACACATGAAACATGCCACAGGCAGCGAATTAGAAAGCATGATGGACACCTATACCCGTCTCACCCACAGTTTTGAACTGGAAAACGGCTATGCCTACCGCAGTGAGATTACAGGTGTCTTAAAGGGATTGGGATTTGAAGAAGCCGACTTTCAAAAACAGGTTACCACACTCTCAGGTGGGCAAAAAACCCGGGTAGCTCTCGGTAAACTGCTTCTGAGCCAACCTGATATTCTCCTGTTGGATGAGCCCACCAACCACCTGGATATGGACTCTATAAGGTGGTTAGAGACGTATCTTTTGAACTATCCCGGAGCAGTGCTCATTGTCTCCCATGACCGCTATTTTCTAGATAGAGTTGTCACGAAAGTCGTAGAGATCGAAAACGCTCAGATACGCACTTACATGGGAAACTATTCGGACTACAGTGAAAAAAAGGCCCAGATTCGAGACGCCCAGTACAAGGCATACCTAAATCAACAGCAGGAAATTCGTCACCAGAAAGCAGTCATCGCCAAGCTGCGTTCCTTTAACCGTGAGAAATCCATCCGCCGCGCTGAGAGTCGCGAAAAAATGCTGGATAAAATTCAGGTCTTAGACAAGCCTGTCATGGAACAAGAGCGAATGCGTATCCAACTGGAACCTCGGACGATCAGCGGGAATGATGTGTTGGCCGTGGAAGGTTTGACCAAATCCTTTCCCGGACAAAAACTTTTCTCAGAACTCTCTTTTGAGATCAAGCGAGGAGAAAGAGTCGCTCTCATCGGCAGCAATGGCACCGGAAAGACCACGATACTAAAAATTATCAATGGACTAGTAAGCGCCGACGCTGGAAAAATCAACCTGGGCTCAAAAGTACAAATTGGATATTATGACCAGGAGCACCATGTACTGCACTCGGAAAAATCCATATTTCAAGAAATTTCTGACACCTATCCGACTCTGACTGAGACGCAGATTCGCAACATGCTAGCCGCGTTTTTGTTTACTGGAGATGACGTCTTCAAACCTATCTCCTCTTTGTCAGGTGGGGAAAAAGGACGAGTATCCCTGGCAAAATTAATGCTGTCCGAGGCCAACTTTTTGATTTTGGATGAGCCGACAAACCATCTGGACATCGCCTCCAAAGAAATTTTAGAGGAAGCTTTGAATAGTTATACAGGTACCGTTTTTTGTGTGTCTCATGACCGGTATTTTATCAATCAGACGGCCACCCGCATTTTAGATTTAACCAATCAAAGCCTTGTCAATTACATAGGAAACTATGATTACTATCTGGAAAAGCAAGAAGAACTGACACAAAAATACGCTCCCGCCTTCACCCAGCAGACAGCCACAAAAGAAATCTCTCAGACCAAGCTCAGCTGGCAGCAGAAAAAAGAAGAGCAGGCCAGACAGAGAAAATTGGAAAACGAGCTGAAAAAAACGGAGCAAAGAATTGAAGAACTGGAAACCAGGGATCAGGAGATTGATGAGACTTTGGCGCTGCCGGAAGTCTGTACCAACGTAGCCGAATGTCTGAAGCTGAGCAGAGAAAAAGAAAAAATAGCCCAGGAGTTGGAGATTTTATACGAACGCTGGGAAGAACTTGCCCAGTAA
- a CDS encoding redox-sensing transcriptional repressor Rex — translation MEEKEISKAVIKRLPRYYRYLGELIEEGVERISSNDLSKKMKVTASQIRQDLNNFGGFGQQGYGYNVKYLYTEIGKILGLDILHPMIILGAGNLGQALANYVDFEKRGFELVGIFDINPVLEGMGVRGIEIKMISDLPFFLKEKKVEIAVLTLPKNRAADMAEILVKNGIKAIWNFAHIDLDVPEDVIVENVHLSESLMTLSYNLSKYTRDHKEK, via the coding sequence GTGGAAGAAAAAGAAATTTCCAAAGCAGTGATCAAACGATTGCCAAGATATTACCGATATTTAGGTGAGTTGATTGAAGAGGGTGTGGAGCGTATATCTTCCAATGACCTGAGTAAAAAGATGAAGGTGACGGCTTCTCAGATCCGGCAGGATCTAAATAATTTTGGCGGGTTTGGACAGCAGGGGTATGGATATAACGTGAAATATTTGTACACCGAGATTGGAAAAATCTTAGGTTTGGACATACTGCATCCGATGATTATCTTAGGTGCCGGTAACTTGGGACAGGCTCTTGCGAACTATGTAGACTTTGAAAAGCGGGGATTTGAACTGGTCGGGATTTTTGATATTAATCCGGTGCTGGAAGGTATGGGAGTTCGTGGAATTGAGATCAAGATGATCAGTGACTTGCCCTTTTTCTTAAAAGAAAAAAAAGTGGAGATTGCAGTTTTAACACTTCCTAAGAATCGGGCAGCAGATATGGCGGAAATATTAGTGAAAAATGGGATCAAAGCGATATGGAATTTTGCTCATATTGATTTGGATGTGCCGGAAGATGTCATTGTGGAGAATGTACATCTGTCAGAGAGCCTGATGACGCTTTCTTATAATTTGAGCAAATATACGAGAGACCACAAAGAGAAATAA
- a CDS encoding NAD(P)H-hydrate dehydratase: MKTVVSSVQAKELDQYAIEEMKMPSLILMERAALAVVDALEKKAETLKCVLVVCGTGNNGADGVAVGRILHLKGYDVNVCCLGEEQRYSPELRQQLEIAKKYCVSLVNNPSWNEYTTIVDAIFGVGLSRNVTGFYLEAIKQINQTFARKVAVDVPSGLCSDSGRILGHAVRADETVTFAFLKKGLCLYPGCEWAGETCVADIGIYERKNETPEAYTHAVEWQDVRCLLPKRAENGNKGSFGKVLFLAGSRQMAGAAYLCASACLRSGAGMVKIHTAQENREILQTLLPEALLSTYAEGQADFQMLKEDLEWCDVVAAGPGLGQGPQECSLLQFLLENCAKPLVLDADALNLFGKNPHWAKKLPKTCVFTPHLMEMSRMTGKTLEEIQREPFHSADEFAKRHQVICVLKDARTVIAVPDGRSWVNLSGNSGMATAGSGDVLTGITAALLAVGEDPAHMAALAVYLHGCAGDVACGRKGDRSMTAQDIIGALPEVFKRGVDKNGEKQSNKGIYIAGRDCAKF, from the coding sequence ATGAAGACAGTTGTAAGTAGTGTTCAGGCAAAAGAATTGGATCAATATGCGATAGAAGAGATGAAGATGCCATCGTTGATATTGATGGAGAGAGCTGCTCTTGCGGTGGTTGATGCGTTGGAGAAAAAAGCCGAGACTTTGAAGTGTGTTTTGGTAGTCTGTGGAACTGGCAACAATGGCGCAGATGGTGTGGCTGTGGGGCGAATTCTTCATCTGAAAGGCTACGACGTAAACGTGTGCTGTCTAGGAGAAGAACAGCGATATTCCCCAGAATTAAGGCAGCAATTGGAGATTGCGAAAAAATATTGTGTTTCTTTGGTTAATAACCCATCCTGGAATGAATATACTACTATTGTGGATGCAATTTTTGGGGTGGGCCTGTCTAGGAATGTGACTGGATTTTATCTAGAAGCGATAAAACAGATCAATCAGACTTTTGCACGTAAGGTTGCGGTGGATGTCCCCTCTGGGCTGTGTTCAGACAGTGGCCGCATTCTGGGCCACGCGGTGAGGGCTGATGAGACGGTGACTTTTGCGTTTCTCAAAAAAGGGCTCTGTCTCTATCCGGGATGTGAATGGGCTGGTGAGACGTGTGTGGCCGACATCGGCATCTATGAGAGAAAAAATGAGACTCCCGAGGCGTACACGCACGCGGTGGAATGGCAGGATGTGAGGTGTCTGCTGCCGAAAAGAGCAGAGAACGGAAACAAGGGAAGCTTTGGAAAAGTACTGTTTCTGGCAGGTTCTAGGCAGATGGCGGGAGCGGCCTATCTATGTGCAAGCGCTTGTCTGCGCAGCGGGGCAGGAATGGTAAAGATTCATACTGCACAGGAGAACAGGGAGATTTTGCAGACTTTGTTACCGGAGGCACTGTTGTCTACTTATGCTGAGGGACAGGCAGATTTTCAGATGCTTAAAGAGGATTTGGAGTGGTGCGATGTGGTAGCGGCCGGTCCAGGACTTGGTCAAGGCCCTCAAGAGTGTAGTCTGTTGCAATTTTTACTGGAAAATTGTGCGAAACCTTTGGTGCTGGACGCAGATGCTCTGAATCTTTTTGGTAAAAATCCCCACTGGGCGAAGAAGCTGCCGAAGACTTGTGTGTTCACGCCGCATCTGATGGAGATGTCGAGAATGACGGGTAAAACGTTGGAAGAGATTCAAAGAGAACCGTTTCACTCAGCCGATGAATTTGCGAAAAGGCATCAGGTAATCTGCGTGCTCAAAGATGCGCGGACGGTGATAGCTGTTCCGGACGGGAGATCGTGGGTGAATTTAAGCGGAAACTCAGGGATGGCCACGGCAGGAAGCGGAGACGTGTTGACAGGTATTACAGCTGCTTTGTTAGCGGTGGGAGAGGACCCAGCGCATATGGCAGCACTGGCAGTGTACCTGCATGGATGCGCAGGAGATGTGGCTTGTGGCAGAAAAGGAGACAGAAGCATGACGGCACAGGATATCATTGGAGCCTTGCCTGAAGTTTTCAAACGAGGAGTTGATAAAAATGGAGAAAAACAGTCGAACAAAGGTATCTATATCGCTGGACGCGATTGCGCAAAATTTTGA
- the alr gene encoding alanine racemase, translating into MEKNSRTKVSISLDAIAQNFEEMHRKLPKETKMMAVIKADGYGHGALAIAKTVESYEYVWGFATATAQEAGQLREAGIHKPILVLGYTFQEDDALLVREEIRPTVFQYSTAKRLSQEAARQGKTVHIHLALDTGMARIGFPVQKESVREIQKIQKLDFLEIEGLFTHFAKADEADLTYTAEQLRQYEQFCQWLSQEGVTVPIRHCANSAGIMCVPRAYLDLVRAGIIMYGIYPSDEVEREKLFLRPAMEWKAQIAYVKTVPAGCAVSYGGTYVTEKETKIATIPVGYADGYPRSLSNKGWILVHGQKAPILGRVCMDQFMVDVTDIPQVRQHDEVTLIGWDHQAFLSVEELARLSGRFPYEFVCDIGSRVPRVYIQNHKEIEEL; encoded by the coding sequence ATGGAGAAAAACAGTCGAACAAAGGTATCTATATCGCTGGACGCGATTGCGCAAAATTTTGAGGAAATGCACCGGAAGCTTCCTAAGGAGACTAAGATGATGGCCGTGATTAAGGCTGATGGGTACGGGCATGGAGCACTCGCTATTGCGAAAACTGTGGAGAGCTATGAGTATGTCTGGGGCTTCGCCACCGCTACCGCACAGGAGGCGGGGCAGCTGCGGGAAGCGGGAATACATAAACCAATCTTGGTATTGGGGTACACATTTCAGGAAGATGATGCTTTGCTGGTAAGAGAAGAGATTCGTCCGACTGTCTTTCAGTACAGCACGGCTAAGAGACTGTCTCAAGAAGCGGCACGCCAAGGAAAGACCGTACATATTCATCTGGCGTTGGATACAGGGATGGCTAGAATTGGCTTTCCAGTTCAAAAAGAGAGCGTCAGAGAAATCCAAAAAATCCAGAAATTGGATTTTTTGGAGATTGAAGGACTGTTTACCCATTTTGCGAAGGCGGACGAGGCAGATTTGACGTATACGGCAGAGCAGCTTAGACAGTATGAACAGTTTTGCCAATGGCTTTCGCAGGAAGGGGTGACTGTGCCGATTCGCCACTGTGCCAACAGTGCGGGAATTATGTGTGTACCGAGAGCATACTTAGATTTGGTCAGGGCTGGCATCATTATGTACGGTATCTATCCGTCGGATGAAGTGGAGAGAGAAAAGCTTTTTTTAAGACCGGCAATGGAATGGAAAGCTCAAATTGCTTACGTGAAGACTGTGCCGGCTGGCTGTGCGGTCAGTTACGGGGGAACTTATGTGACAGAGAAGGAGACGAAAATTGCCACAATTCCTGTGGGTTACGCGGATGGATATCCCAGAAGTCTTTCAAACAAGGGCTGGATTTTAGTACATGGACAGAAGGCTCCGATTTTAGGAAGAGTCTGTATGGACCAGTTCATGGTGGATGTGACGGATATCCCTCAGGTGCGTCAGCACGACGAGGTTACACTGATTGGGTGGGATCATCAGGCATTTTTGTCTGTGGAAGAGTTGGCAAGGCTCTCAGGCAGGTTCCCCTATGAATTTGTCTGTGATATTGGATCACGGGTTCCGAGAGTCTATATTCAGAATCACAAGGAGATAGAAGAGCTGTAA
- a CDS encoding type II toxin-antitoxin system PemK/MazF family toxin gives MIIKRGDIYYADLRPVVGSEQGGIRPVLIVQNDVGNKHSPTVICAAITSKMNKAKLPTHIEIDSTEYDIVKDSVILLEQLRTIDKRRLKDKVCHLDQAMLDKVNHALEISLELTT, from the coding sequence GTGATTATTAAAAGAGGGGATATCTATTATGCAGATCTGCGGCCAGTAGTGGGAAGTGAGCAAGGGGGCATCCGGCCGGTTTTGATTGTTCAAAACGATGTGGGAAATAAACACAGTCCCACAGTGATCTGTGCGGCGATTACATCGAAGATGAACAAAGCGAAACTGCCGACTCATATTGAGATAGATTCGACGGAGTACGATATCGTCAAAGATTCCGTGATTCTTCTGGAACAGCTTCGTACGATTGACAAGCGTAGGCTGAAAGACAAGGTATGTCATTTGGACCAGGCAATGCTAGATAAGGTGAATCACGCCCTGGAGATCAGTCTAGAGCTGACTACATAG
- a CDS encoding hemolysin family protein gives MDDSSRPLWGCFLFVLFILLNGILYGFGAAIQRMNQTDVEKEALGGNRKAAKLWKIMQNPGRLISSILASTTLLGVCYGTFGVHSFAELLVPYIDQRIAYAVVIVVSVILLASLGILSFKKVSTFYPKRVSYLFLGIVSLVITILTPLTSLISGISAGLTRLLGLDAKKVQGDVTEEEIISMVGEAHEQGVIEESEAEMIQNLISFSEKEAKDIMTPRMNITALDAQMTLNDAIEIMLEEGYSRYPVYVEDLDNILGVLNFRDVVPIITKSERAGERPLRELPGLIRSVVFIPETRGINQILQGMQARKTHMVVVVDEYGQTEGLVAMEDILEEIVGEIHDEYDEEEANIQPQLDQSVIIDGFTRLEELEEELGMEFGDQEMETLNGYLTYMLDHIPTIKDKEVIANGYRFEILSVENNTIQKVKARKLPSAAQTPLEEKK, from the coding sequence ATGGATGATAGCAGTCGACCTCTCTGGGGGTGTTTTCTGTTCGTGTTGTTCATATTGCTGAATGGCATCTTGTATGGCTTTGGAGCGGCCATTCAACGTATGAACCAAACGGATGTGGAGAAAGAAGCCCTGGGAGGAAACCGCAAAGCGGCGAAGCTATGGAAAATTATGCAGAATCCTGGACGGCTGATTAGTTCGATTTTGGCGTCCACTACACTTTTGGGGGTGTGTTACGGCACTTTTGGCGTGCACTCTTTTGCAGAGCTTCTTGTGCCTTACATAGACCAGAGAATTGCATATGCTGTTGTGATTGTAGTATCGGTGATTCTGTTGGCATCTCTTGGAATTTTGTCTTTTAAAAAAGTGAGTACTTTTTATCCAAAGAGAGTGTCTTATCTGTTTTTAGGTATTGTCAGTCTGGTGATTACAATTTTGACACCGCTGACTAGCCTCATTTCCGGTATATCGGCTGGGCTGACAAGACTTCTTGGTCTTGACGCGAAGAAAGTACAAGGGGACGTGACGGAGGAAGAGATTATCTCCATGGTGGGCGAGGCCCATGAACAGGGAGTCATCGAGGAATCTGAAGCAGAGATGATTCAGAATCTGATTAGTTTCAGTGAGAAGGAAGCAAAAGATATCATGACTCCGAGGATGAATATTACAGCATTGGACGCGCAGATGACCTTAAACGATGCTATAGAGATCATGCTAGAAGAGGGGTACTCACGCTATCCGGTGTATGTGGAGGATTTGGATAATATTCTGGGAGTTTTAAATTTCAGAGATGTGGTACCTATCATCACCAAAAGCGAGAGAGCAGGCGAAAGACCACTGCGAGAGCTTCCGGGGTTGATTCGGTCAGTGGTTTTTATCCCTGAGACCCGGGGAATTAATCAGATTTTGCAGGGAATGCAAGCCAGAAAGACGCACATGGTAGTGGTGGTAGATGAATATGGCCAGACAGAAGGACTGGTGGCTATGGAGGACATTCTGGAAGAAATCGTGGGAGAAATCCATGATGAGTACGATGAGGAGGAGGCAAATATTCAGCCTCAGCTTGATCAGAGTGTGATCATCGACGGTTTTACTCGGCTAGAAGAGTTAGAAGAGGAGCTGGGCATGGAATTTGGAGACCAGGAGATGGAGACTTTGAATGGGTATCTGACTTATATGCTGGATCACATTCCCACGATCAAGGACAAGGAAGTGATTGCCAACGGCTATCGCTTTGAGATTCTGTCCGTGGAGAACAACACAATACAAAAAGTAAAAGCGAGAAAATTACCTTCCGCGGCTCAGACGCCTTTGGAAGAGAAGAAATAA
- a CDS encoding YebC/PmpR family DNA-binding transcriptional regulator, producing MSGHSKFANIKHKKEKNDAKKGKIFTVIGREIVIAVKEGGPDPANNSKLRDVIAKAKANNMPNDTIDRGIKKAAGDASADNYEAVTYEGYGPNGIAIIVEALTDNKNRTAANVRSAFSKGNGSIGVQGCVSFMFDKKGQIIIAKEDCEMNADDLMMAALDAGAEDFNEEEDSYEVLTAPDDFSVVRETLEKEGVPMLEAQVAMIPQTYVELTEEKAVKDLQKTLELLEDDDDVTDVWHNWDE from the coding sequence ATGTCAGGACATTCAAAATTTGCGAATATTAAGCATAAGAAAGAAAAAAACGATGCGAAAAAGGGGAAGATTTTCACGGTGATCGGCCGTGAGATTGTGATTGCGGTGAAGGAAGGTGGACCAGACCCGGCTAATAACAGCAAGCTGCGAGATGTGATCGCGAAGGCGAAAGCGAATAATATGCCCAATGACACCATTGACCGTGGAATTAAAAAGGCAGCCGGAGATGCATCAGCGGATAACTATGAAGCGGTTACTTATGAGGGCTATGGACCTAATGGAATCGCAATTATCGTGGAGGCACTGACAGATAATAAAAACCGCACCGCGGCAAATGTCAGAAGCGCGTTTTCAAAGGGGAATGGCAGTATCGGCGTGCAAGGATGTGTGTCCTTTATGTTTGACAAGAAAGGGCAGATTATCATCGCAAAAGAAGACTGTGAGATGAATGCCGATGATCTGATGATGGCAGCTTTGGATGCGGGAGCAGAAGATTTCAATGAAGAGGAAGACAGCTATGAGGTACTTACAGCGCCAGATGACTTCAGTGTGGTAAGGGAGACGCTGGAAAAAGAAGGGGTGCCGATGCTAGAGGCGCAGGTGGCAATGATTCCTCAGACTTATGTGGAACTGACAGAGGAGAAAGCTGTGAAAGATTTGCAAAAGACCTTAGAGCTTTTGGAAGATGACGATGATGTGACCGATGTATGGCACAATTGGGATGAGTAA
- a CDS encoding ClpP family protease, translating into MSETNKKEEREEDQAVNEQIKDMGQVTLEENSGKHRIHLLTIIGEVEGHESAPNHSKTTKYEHVLPKLAMIEDDQNVDGLLVLLNTVGGDVEAGLAIAEMIASLSVPTVSLVLGGGHSIGVPMAVSADYSFVVPSATMVIHPVRSNGMFIGVAQTYRNMEKIQDRITSFIAGHSHITQQRLEELMLDTSQLVKDVGTMLEGEDAVREGLIDEVGGIKEALAKLHQMIGENGQKKTVERNKLEVVEANL; encoded by the coding sequence ATGTCAGAGACAAACAAAAAAGAAGAACGGGAAGAAGATCAGGCTGTCAATGAGCAGATCAAAGATATGGGACAGGTGACGCTAGAAGAGAATTCTGGAAAGCACAGGATACATTTGTTGACAATTATCGGAGAAGTGGAGGGGCATGAATCTGCACCTAATCACAGCAAAACCACGAAATATGAACACGTACTGCCAAAGCTTGCAATGATTGAGGATGACCAGAATGTGGATGGACTCTTGGTCTTGCTAAATACAGTAGGAGGCGATGTGGAAGCGGGATTGGCTATTGCGGAGATGATCGCGTCACTTAGTGTTCCGACAGTGTCTCTGGTTCTGGGAGGAGGCCATTCTATCGGAGTTCCCATGGCGGTCTCAGCGGACTATTCCTTCGTGGTTCCCAGTGCGACGATGGTGATTCATCCAGTTCGCTCCAATGGAATGTTTATCGGTGTTGCTCAGACCTATAGAAATATGGAAAAAATTCAGGATAGAATTACATCATTTATCGCGGGTCATTCCCATATCACTCAGCAGAGGTTGGAGGAGCTGATGCTGGATACCTCTCAGCTGGTCAAGGATGTAGGGACGATGTTGGAGGGAGAAGATGCGGTCCGTGAAGGGCTGATTGATGAAGTAGGAGGCATTAAAGAAGCGTTGGCAAAGCTTCATCAGATGATTGGAGAAAATGGGCAGAAGAAAACTGTGGAAAGAAACAAATTGGAGGTAGTTGAAGCTAACCTATAA
- the nuoE gene encoding NADH-quinone oxidoreductase subunit NuoE yields the protein MSKTCGCQSGASSDGNFAELAPVLEKYAKVPGSLITILQKTQDIYGYLSMDAINYISERTGIMPAKIYGVATFYAQFRLQPIGKYLIMLCKGTACHVNGADMIQEAVSEHLGIQDGETTEDGLFTLNAVACLGCCSLAPVMMVKTVDGEETFGNLTKSSVTKILDDYKAKNA from the coding sequence ATGAGCAAGACGTGTGGATGTCAAAGCGGCGCAAGTTCCGATGGGAATTTCGCCGAGCTGGCTCCTGTACTGGAAAAGTATGCGAAAGTACCGGGAAGCCTTATTACCATTCTGCAGAAGACACAGGATATTTATGGCTATCTCTCTATGGATGCAATCAACTATATTTCTGAGAGGACCGGAATCATGCCTGCAAAGATTTATGGCGTGGCGACTTTTTACGCACAGTTCCGTCTGCAGCCAATTGGAAAATATCTGATTATGCTCTGTAAAGGTACTGCTTGCCATGTAAATGGCGCTGATATGATTCAGGAGGCAGTCAGTGAACATTTGGGGATTCAGGATGGAGAGACCACGGAGGACGGTCTGTTTACGCTGAATGCGGTTGCCTGTCTGGGATGTTGTTCTCTGGCGCCGGTGATGATGGTGAAGACTGTCGACGGCGAGGAGACCTTTGGTAACCTGACAAAATCTTCTGTAACTAAGATTTTAGATGATTACAAGGCAAAGAATGCGTAG
- a CDS encoding NADH-ubiquinone oxidoreductase-F iron-sulfur binding region domain-containing protein, with product MKVVIGQGSCGIATGAKKTSNEFERLVAEKKLDNVVIDKTGCIGTCYLEPIVDVYKDNGELEARYVKLQPEKVAEVVEKHLIGGEPVAEYTISEEDKTFLSQQRRVVLRNCGLINPEKIDEYIAKGGYEAAKKVITTMTQDEVIEVVKVSGLRGRGGAGFPTWFKWNAIKSNAGAQKYMVCNADEGDPGAFMDRSVLEGDPHSLLEGMIIGGFAAGATEGVIYCRAEYPLAIARLEIAMEQAREKGFLGKNLFGTDFSFDIRIKAGAGAFVCGEETALIASLEGERGMPRLKPPFPAAKGYWKLPTNINNVETYANVPWIFANGGEAFAAMGTAQSKGTKVFALAGKIKKGGLVEVPMGLPLKEVIYGIGGGIKNDKNFKAVQMGGPSGGCIPAQLIDTPVTYEDINKTGAIVGSGGMIVMDENTCMVDMARYFLDFTKKESCGKCNYCRIGTKRMLEILERITRGEGKDGDIELLEELAGKIKDGAMCGLGQTAPNPVLTTIRYFRNEYEDHIYNHTCTAKSCKALIHYEITDNCKGCGACARKCPVGAISGEKKKVHSIDPNVCIKCGKCEESCKFDAVKRV from the coding sequence ATGAAAGTTGTAATAGGACAAGGTAGCTGTGGTATTGCTACAGGCGCTAAGAAAACCTCTAACGAGTTCGAGAGACTTGTAGCTGAGAAAAAGCTGGACAATGTCGTGATCGACAAGACCGGATGTATCGGTACCTGTTATCTAGAGCCCATCGTGGACGTGTACAAGGACAACGGGGAATTAGAGGCGAGATATGTAAAGCTTCAGCCGGAAAAGGTAGCTGAGGTTGTGGAAAAACATTTGATCGGCGGCGAGCCGGTGGCAGAGTACACGATTTCTGAGGAGGATAAGACCTTCCTTTCCCAGCAAAGACGTGTGGTTTTGAGAAACTGTGGTCTGATCAACCCGGAGAAGATTGATGAGTACATAGCAAAAGGTGGATATGAGGCAGCGAAGAAGGTTATCACTACGATGACACAGGATGAAGTCATCGAGGTTGTAAAGGTATCCGGTCTGCGTGGACGTGGAGGCGCAGGCTTCCCCACCTGGTTTAAATGGAATGCGATCAAATCCAATGCCGGTGCACAGAAATATATGGTATGTAATGCCGACGAGGGTGACCCGGGTGCGTTCATGGACCGTTCCGTTTTGGAAGGCGACCCGCATTCTCTGTTGGAAGGTATGATTATCGGTGGCTTCGCGGCGGGAGCAACCGAGGGTGTAATTTACTGCCGTGCAGAGTATCCGTTGGCGATTGCCCGTCTGGAAATTGCAATGGAGCAGGCAAGAGAAAAAGGATTTTTAGGAAAGAACTTGTTCGGAACCGATTTCAGTTTTGACATCCGTATCAAGGCTGGTGCCGGTGCCTTTGTATGTGGAGAGGAGACTGCGTTGATTGCTTCTCTGGAAGGTGAGAGAGGTATGCCTCGTCTGAAACCACCATTCCCAGCAGCAAAGGGTTACTGGAAGCTTCCTACGAATATCAATAACGTTGAGACTTATGCCAACGTACCGTGGATTTTCGCCAATGGCGGAGAAGCATTCGCTGCAATGGGAACTGCCCAGAGTAAAGGTACAAAGGTATTTGCACTGGCAGGAAAGATTAAAAAAGGTGGTCTGGTTGAGGTTCCAATGGGACTTCCGTTGAAAGAGGTCATCTATGGTATCGGCGGAGGTATCAAAAACGATAAAAACTTCAAGGCGGTACAGATGGGAGGTCCGTCTGGCGGGTGTATTCCTGCTCAGTTGATCGACACCCCTGTTACCTACGAAGATATCAATAAGACGGGAGCGATCGTTGGCTCCGGTGGTATGATCGTCATGGACGAGAATACCTGTATGGTGGATATGGCCCGTTACTTCCTAGATTTCACGAAGAAAGAGTCCTGCGGTAAATGTAATTACTGCCGTATCGGTACCAAGAGAATGCTGGAGATTCTGGAGAGAATCACCCGCGGCGAAGGAAAAGACGGAGACATTGAGCTGCTAGAAGAGCTGGCGGGCAAGATTAAAGACGGTGCGATGTGTGGTCTGGGACAGACTGCTCCGAACCCGGTGCTGACGACCATCCGCTACTTTAGAAACGAGTATGAAGATCATATTTACAACCACACCTGTACTGCAAAATCCTGTAAGGCTCTGATTCACTATGAGATTACAGATAACTGTAAGGGCTGCGGTGCCTGTGCAAGAAAATGTCCGGTTGGTGCAATCAGCGGTGAGAAGAAGAAAGTTCATTCTATTGACCCGAATGTATGTATCAAGTGTGGCAAGTGTGAAGAGTCCTGTAAATTTGATGCAGTAAAGAGAGTGTAG